The following proteins come from a genomic window of Rhodobium gokarnense:
- a CDS encoding ABC transporter substrate-binding protein, protein MTVRALSKRTGAALRSFLLCWAVLAASLAHAEEVTDLAGRTVTIEKPAETIVVGDGRILSAIALLDRKDPLHRVKALLSDLRLTDGDLLSTLSRHFERMKTLPIYAGKGDSVSAETIISLAPDAAVFGLQDHGPGASNTELIAQLEEAGTTVVFIDFRQHPMENTVPSIILLGKLLGREDEAREYTDFYEAHRARIAERVAGFTGERPTVFLHAHPGRFDCCVGMANGMLGPFVTLAGGRNISAAVTPAVVGRHTLEFVLAEDPDVWIGTASGSLEDFEAGRPIVVLGTKSNGEIAHASLQAALEADGLEALSAVQAGRAHAIWHNFYNSPLNIYALESFAKWIHPHLFADLDPDETLAEIHRRFLGYPLNGLYSVSLGDE, encoded by the coding sequence ATGACGGTGAGGGCGCTTTCCAAGAGAACCGGCGCGGCCCTGCGGTCGTTCCTGCTTTGCTGGGCCGTCCTCGCGGCCTCCCTTGCGCATGCTGAGGAGGTCACGGACCTTGCCGGCCGCACCGTGACGATCGAAAAACCGGCGGAGACCATCGTCGTCGGCGACGGCCGCATCCTCTCCGCCATCGCGCTTCTCGACCGGAAAGACCCGCTGCACAGGGTCAAGGCGCTGCTCTCCGACCTGCGGCTTACCGACGGCGACCTGCTGTCGACCCTTTCCAGGCATTTCGAGCGCATGAAGACGCTGCCGATCTACGCCGGAAAGGGCGATTCGGTGTCGGCCGAGACGATCATCTCGCTGGCGCCCGACGCGGCGGTTTTCGGCCTCCAGGACCACGGGCCGGGTGCCAGCAACACCGAGCTGATCGCGCAACTGGAAGAGGCCGGCACGACCGTCGTCTTCATCGACTTCCGCCAGCATCCGATGGAAAACACGGTGCCGTCGATCATCCTCCTCGGCAAGCTGCTCGGCCGCGAGGACGAGGCGAGGGAATACACCGACTTCTACGAGGCGCACCGGGCGCGGATCGCGGAGCGCGTCGCCGGTTTCACCGGTGAGCGGCCGACGGTGTTCCTGCACGCCCATCCCGGCCGCTTCGACTGCTGCGTCGGCATGGCAAACGGCATGCTCGGTCCGTTCGTGACGCTCGCCGGCGGGCGCAACATTTCCGCCGCGGTAACGCCCGCCGTCGTCGGCCGGCACACCCTGGAATTCGTTCTTGCCGAGGATCCGGACGTGTGGATCGGCACCGCCTCGGGCTCGCTGGAGGACTTTGAGGCCGGGCGGCCGATCGTCGTCCTCGGCACCAAATCCAACGGGGAGATCGCCCACGCCTCCCTGCAGGCTGCCCTCGAGGCGGACGGTCTGGAAGCCTTGTCGGCCGTGCAGGCCGGGCGGGCGCATGCCATCTGGCACAATTTCTACAACTCGCCGCTCAACATCTATGCGCTGGAATCCTTCGCCAAATGGATCCATCCGCACCTGTTCGCCGATCTCGATCCCGACGAAACGCTTGCGGAAATCCATCGCCGGTTCCTCGGCTATCCGCTTAACGGCCTTTACAGCGTGAGCCTTGGCGATGAGTAG
- a CDS encoding helix-turn-helix transcriptional regulator gives MATLRQPETMAPRRLARAARGRAHGAEQVVTAGDFYDRDGDAPSRTLKGDHRRSEGLLRGRSGVMRLRDGLSVHFSDAEDLKDFVIERDCAPNLGVKIFLEGAVEATVGGVPVPMPEKAESGWQPIGCIFAQSRTERFVRRTRKGVHVRKVSIAITPEWLEAGAADTGFDLDKIRRFASCHLAWRTWRPSNRAIAMAEQIINPPDQPPVLSGLYLESRVLALVAEAFEQILSVAPGADDARLRPHDRKRLRRVEEWLSAHSEGPVSADRLASEIGSSTNTLQRLFQAAYGMSVYSYIRLWKLRQARQALEAGGISIAEAAYLAGYASPANFATAFKRQFGLSPRDVQVAL, from the coding sequence ATGGCGACCCTCCGACAGCCGGAAACGATGGCCCCGCGGCGCCTTGCGCGCGCCGCACGCGGCCGGGCCCACGGCGCCGAGCAGGTGGTCACCGCCGGCGATTTCTACGACCGCGACGGCGATGCCCCCTCGCGCACGCTGAAGGGCGACCATCGCCGGTCCGAGGGCTTGTTGCGCGGCCGCAGCGGCGTCATGCGCCTGCGCGACGGCCTGTCGGTGCATTTCTCCGATGCGGAGGACCTGAAGGATTTCGTCATCGAGCGCGATTGCGCGCCCAATCTCGGCGTCAAGATCTTCCTGGAAGGCGCGGTCGAGGCGACCGTCGGCGGCGTCCCGGTGCCGATGCCGGAAAAGGCGGAGAGCGGCTGGCAGCCGATCGGCTGCATCTTCGCCCAGTCGCGCACCGAGCGGTTCGTCCGGCGCACGCGCAAGGGCGTCCATGTGCGCAAGGTGTCGATCGCCATCACGCCGGAGTGGCTGGAAGCAGGCGCTGCCGACACCGGCTTCGATCTGGACAAGATCCGGCGCTTTGCGAGCTGCCACCTGGCCTGGCGCACCTGGCGGCCGAGCAACCGGGCGATCGCCATGGCCGAACAGATCATCAACCCGCCCGATCAGCCGCCGGTGCTTTCCGGGCTCTACCTGGAAAGCCGGGTGCTGGCGCTGGTCGCGGAAGCGTTCGAACAGATCCTGTCGGTTGCCCCGGGCGCGGACGACGCAAGGCTCAGGCCGCACGACCGCAAGCGCCTGCGCCGCGTCGAGGAATGGCTGTCGGCCCACAGCGAGGGGCCGGTGAGCGCCGACCGGCTGGCGAGCGAGATCGGCTCCAGCACCAACACCCTGCAGCGGCTGTTCCAAGCCGCCTATGGCATGTCGGTCTACAGCTATATCCGGCTGTGGAAGCTGAGACAGGCCCGCCAGGCGCTGGAGGCCGGCGGCATCAGCATCGCCGAGGCGGCCTATCTTGCCGGCTACGCCAGCCCGGCCAATTTCGCCACCGCCTTCAAGCGGCAGTTCGGCCTGTCACCGCGCGACGTCCAGGTCGCCCTCTAG
- a CDS encoding TonB-dependent receptor domain-containing protein, whose protein sequence is MQYSQPFVGLLLAGVSLAALASAAVAQDSVPLDTIVVSDESGAVAKEVETDVQITEEDIDRRNPQTLRQLFQAEPSVQVTGGSTATQKMFVNGVEQSKLNVQVDGARQRNSVWHHNGDFGIDPYFLKQVEVDAGVAPADAGPGALGGSVRFQTKDARDMLLPGRTWGGTVRGSYDTDSETFTSTTAAYRVHQGFEVLGILKRSEGQDYTNGDGITEPGTANDLWNGLAKFGYESEAGHRFMLSTEYYRDAGMRRLRANLNLLSMPLFNYSLAERWTTTFRYTTTQPTDTYDPEVLLYYNRNSLERPNRAGYAGPSGDFNSDNGEFGGKIQNRFRFDWGSLTAGTDFSNNRTEIERFHFSNDVSERIADVGAYLQARIEASERLEISTGARADFQSYHAVDGHTFDNFGLSPNISAAFEIIDGVKLKSGYAYVFGGLEHPQTALYHARDYVYDRDLDPTWAHNANVGAEFSRGGITVGANLFYTEMDNILAYDYTGPVAARVNGPELVTYGFDLFARYRSETTYLSIAYSHTKPEVDGLTALPNSSPNSANVVGDILTFDGSYTFRDWGVTVGAQAEVAFDFSDEDLRDAGFSDLEGYEVVSLFAEWQPPLEELAHITLRGEVNNVFDEQYMRRGGYYQLPVRGIEPVYEQGRSFLVTATAKF, encoded by the coding sequence ATGCAGTACAGTCAGCCATTCGTCGGCCTCCTCCTGGCGGGCGTCAGCCTTGCCGCGCTCGCGTCGGCAGCGGTGGCCCAGGACAGCGTCCCGCTGGACACGATCGTCGTCTCCGACGAGAGCGGCGCCGTCGCCAAAGAGGTGGAAACGGACGTCCAGATCACCGAGGAAGATATCGACCGGCGCAATCCGCAGACGCTGCGCCAGCTTTTCCAGGCCGAACCTTCGGTCCAGGTGACGGGCGGCAGCACGGCGACGCAGAAGATGTTCGTCAACGGCGTCGAGCAGTCGAAGCTCAACGTGCAGGTCGACGGCGCGCGCCAGCGCAACAGCGTCTGGCACCACAATGGCGACTTCGGCATCGATCCCTATTTCCTGAAGCAGGTCGAGGTCGACGCCGGCGTGGCGCCGGCCGATGCCGGGCCCGGCGCGCTCGGCGGCTCGGTCCGCTTCCAGACCAAGGACGCCAGGGACATGCTGCTGCCGGGTCGGACCTGGGGCGGCACGGTGCGCGGCAGCTACGACACCGACAGCGAGACCTTCACCTCCACGACGGCCGCCTACCGGGTCCACCAGGGCTTTGAGGTGCTCGGCATCCTCAAGCGCTCCGAAGGCCAGGACTACACCAACGGCGACGGCATCACGGAGCCGGGCACCGCCAACGACCTGTGGAACGGGCTTGCGAAATTCGGCTACGAGAGCGAGGCCGGCCACCGCTTCATGCTTTCCACCGAGTACTACCGCGACGCCGGCATGCGCCGTCTGCGGGCGAATCTCAACCTGTTGTCGATGCCGCTCTTCAACTACAGCCTGGCGGAGCGCTGGACGACCACGTTCCGCTACACCACCACCCAGCCAACGGACACCTACGATCCGGAAGTCCTCCTCTACTACAACCGCAACAGCCTGGAGCGGCCGAACCGTGCCGGCTATGCGGGGCCGAGCGGCGACTTCAATTCCGACAATGGCGAGTTCGGCGGCAAGATCCAGAACCGCTTCCGCTTTGACTGGGGCTCGCTGACGGCCGGCACCGATTTCTCCAACAACAGGACGGAGATCGAGCGCTTCCATTTCTCCAACGACGTGTCGGAGCGCATCGCCGATGTCGGCGCCTATCTGCAGGCGCGCATCGAGGCGAGCGAGCGGCTGGAGATCTCCACCGGCGCACGCGCCGACTTCCAGAGCTACCACGCCGTCGACGGCCACACCTTCGACAATTTCGGCCTTTCGCCGAATATCAGCGCGGCCTTCGAGATCATCGACGGGGTCAAACTGAAGAGTGGCTACGCCTATGTCTTCGGCGGCCTGGAGCACCCGCAGACGGCGCTCTACCACGCAAGGGACTACGTCTATGACCGCGACCTCGACCCGACCTGGGCGCACAACGCCAATGTCGGCGCCGAGTTCAGCCGCGGCGGCATCACGGTCGGCGCCAACCTGTTCTACACGGAGATGGATAACATCCTCGCCTACGACTACACCGGCCCCGTGGCGGCCCGGGTCAACGGGCCGGAACTCGTCACCTACGGCTTCGATCTGTTCGCCCGCTATCGCAGCGAGACCACCTATCTCTCCATCGCCTACAGCCACACCAAGCCGGAGGTCGACGGGCTGACGGCGCTACCGAACTCAAGCCCGAACTCGGCCAATGTGGTCGGCGACATCCTGACCTTCGACGGCTCCTATACCTTCCGCGACTGGGGCGTCACCGTCGGTGCCCAGGCGGAGGTCGCCTTCGACTTTTCCGACGAGGACCTGCGGGACGCGGGCTTCTCCGATCTGGAAGGCTACGAGGTGGTCAGCCTGTTCGCCGAGTGGCAGCCGCCGCTCGAGGAACTGGCGCACATCACGCTGCGCGGCGAGGTCAACAACGTCTTCGACGAGCAGTACATGCGCCGCGGCGGCTACTACCAGCTTCCGGTGCGCGGCATCGAGCCGGTCTACGAGCAGGGCCGCTCCTTCCTCGTCACCGCAACGGCAAAATTCTGA
- a CDS encoding FecCD family ABC transporter permease, with translation MSSAFSDTALAARDLAAGHRRIATRRIAMLVLLAVILLVALALDLTTGPARIDFAEIVGGILDPAGLDVRTRIILWQVRLPDALIALAVGAALGLAGLETQTVLNNPLASPYTLGISAAASFGAAMAIVLEPVLSFMPVTAVLPFTAFAFSFGAALLILALSSLHGGATSTVILYGIALHFLCNALTSALQYFASAEAVERVVFWTVGNLTKAGWTEVGIVTAVFLLVLPLSLRHVWVLTALRGGEVLAASAGIAVGRVRIAVMARVALLAAIGVCFVGAIAFVGLVGPHIARMLLGEDHRYLIPGACLTGAAMLSLASFLSKVLLPGVIIPVGVVTAIVGVPVFLVLIAARRGEAAWR, from the coding sequence ATGAGTAGCGCCTTCAGCGACACGGCGCTGGCCGCACGGGACCTGGCGGCCGGCCACCGGCGCATCGCGACGCGCCGCATCGCGATGCTCGTCCTTCTCGCCGTCATCCTTCTGGTCGCGCTGGCCCTCGATCTCACCACCGGGCCGGCGCGGATCGATTTTGCCGAGATCGTCGGCGGCATCCTCGATCCGGCAGGCCTCGACGTGCGCACGCGGATCATTCTCTGGCAGGTCCGGCTGCCGGACGCGCTGATCGCCCTTGCGGTCGGCGCCGCCCTCGGCCTTGCCGGCCTGGAGACCCAGACCGTCCTCAACAATCCGCTCGCCAGCCCTTACACGCTCGGCATTTCCGCGGCCGCCTCCTTCGGCGCCGCCATGGCCATCGTCCTGGAGCCGGTGCTCTCCTTCATGCCGGTCACGGCGGTGCTGCCGTTCACGGCATTCGCCTTTTCCTTCGGGGCCGCGCTTCTCATCCTCGCCCTGTCCTCGCTCCATGGCGGCGCCACCAGCACGGTCATCCTCTACGGCATTGCCCTGCATTTCCTGTGCAACGCCCTGACATCGGCCCTGCAGTATTTCGCCAGCGCCGAGGCCGTGGAGCGGGTCGTCTTCTGGACCGTCGGCAACCTGACCAAGGCCGGCTGGACGGAGGTGGGGATCGTCACCGCCGTCTTCCTCCTCGTGCTGCCGCTGAGCCTGCGCCATGTCTGGGTGCTGACGGCCCTGCGCGGCGGCGAGGTGCTGGCCGCGAGCGCCGGCATCGCCGTCGGCCGGGTGCGGATCGCCGTCATGGCGCGGGTAGCGCTGCTCGCCGCCATCGGCGTTTGTTTCGTCGGCGCCATCGCCTTCGTCGGCCTCGTCGGCCCGCACATCGCCCGCATGCTCCTCGGCGAGGACCACCGCTATCTCATTCCCGGCGCCTGTCTCACCGGGGCGGCGATGCTCTCGCTCGCCTCCTTCCTGTCGAAGGTGCTGCTGCCCGGCGTCATCATTCCCGTCGGCGTCGTCACGGCGATCGTCGGCGTGCCGGTTTTCCTGGTGCTGATCGCCGCGCGGCGGGGGGAGGCGGCATGGCGGTGA
- a CDS encoding DUF2218 domain-containing protein: MPVTSTEIATKAASKYLQQLCKHFAHKVPAEFDSAAGHVRFPFGLCRMAATGAALTIHCEADNAEAAERMQAVIATHLERFAWREELSIDWVAA; encoded by the coding sequence ATGCCCGTCACCTCGACCGAAATCGCCACCAAGGCGGCCTCGAAATACCTGCAGCAGCTCTGCAAGCATTTCGCCCACAAGGTCCCGGCCGAATTCGACAGCGCCGCCGGCCATGTGCGCTTTCCCTTCGGCCTTTGCCGGATGGCCGCGACCGGTGCCGCGCTGACCATCCATTGCGAGGCGGACAACGCGGAGGCCGCCGAACGCATGCAGGCGGTGATCGCCACCCACCTGGAACGCTTCGCCTGGCGCGAGGAGCTGTCGATCGACTGGGTGGCGGCATGA
- the hutU gene encoding urocanate hydratase gives MTHSRKNTRDVFPPTGPEITAKSWLTEAPMRMLMNNLHPDVAENPHELVVYGGIGRAARSWEDFDRIVAALKTLEADETLLVQSGKPVGVFRTHADAPRVLIANSNIVPHWATWDHFHELDRKGLMMYGQMTAGSWIYIGTQGIVQGTYETFAEAGRQHYDGDLTGKWILTAGLGGMGGAQPLAAVMAGASCLAVECDPTRIDFRLRTRYLDEKAETLDEALEKIDRWTKAGEARSVGLLGNAADVFPELVRRGIRPDIVTDQTSAHDPLNGYLPKGWTLAEWHDRRESDPKAVETAARASMKEHVAAMVAFWERGIPTLDYGNNIRQVAKDEGLDNAFAFPGFVPAYIRPLFCRGIGPFRWCALSGDPEDIYRTDAKMKELFPENTHLHTWLDMARERIAFQGLPSRICWIGLGERHRAGLAFNEMVRSGELSAPVVIGRDHLDSGSVASPNRETEAMRDGSDAVSDWPLLNALLNTASGATWVSLHHGGGVGMGFSQHAGMVICADGTDDAARRLQRVLWNDPATGVMRHADAGYDIALDCAREQGLNLPGIL, from the coding sequence GGTGGTCTATGGCGGCATCGGCCGGGCCGCGCGGTCCTGGGAGGATTTCGACCGGATCGTCGCCGCCTTGAAGACGCTGGAAGCGGACGAGACGCTGCTCGTCCAGTCGGGAAAGCCGGTCGGCGTCTTCAGGACCCATGCCGATGCGCCGCGCGTGCTGATCGCCAATTCCAACATCGTCCCCCATTGGGCGACCTGGGACCACTTCCACGAACTCGACCGCAAGGGCCTGATGATGTACGGCCAGATGACGGCCGGCTCGTGGATCTATATCGGCACGCAAGGCATCGTCCAGGGCACCTACGAGACCTTCGCCGAGGCCGGGCGCCAGCACTATGACGGCGACCTCACGGGCAAATGGATCCTGACCGCGGGCCTTGGCGGCATGGGCGGCGCCCAGCCGCTGGCCGCCGTGATGGCCGGAGCCTCGTGCCTTGCGGTCGAATGCGATCCGACCCGCATCGATTTCCGGCTGCGCACCCGCTATCTCGACGAAAAGGCGGAGACCCTCGACGAAGCGCTGGAAAAGATCGACCGCTGGACGAAGGCCGGCGAGGCGCGGTCCGTCGGCCTCCTCGGCAACGCCGCCGACGTCTTCCCGGAACTCGTCCGGCGCGGTATCCGCCCCGACATCGTCACCGACCAGACCTCGGCCCACGACCCGCTCAACGGCTATCTGCCGAAGGGCTGGACGCTGGCCGAGTGGCACGACAGGCGCGAAAGCGATCCCAAGGCGGTCGAGACGGCCGCGCGCGCGTCGATGAAGGAGCATGTCGCGGCCATGGTGGCGTTCTGGGAGCGGGGCATCCCGACTCTCGACTACGGCAACAACATCCGCCAGGTGGCCAAGGACGAGGGGCTCGACAATGCCTTTGCCTTCCCGGGCTTCGTACCGGCCTATATCCGCCCGCTGTTCTGCCGGGGCATCGGTCCCTTCCGCTGGTGCGCCCTGTCCGGCGACCCTGAGGATATCTACAGGACCGATGCCAAGATGAAGGAGCTGTTCCCCGAGAACACGCACCTTCACACCTGGCTCGACATGGCCCGCGAGCGTATCGCCTTCCAGGGACTGCCCTCGCGCATCTGCTGGATCGGGCTCGGCGAGCGCCATCGCGCCGGCCTTGCCTTCAACGAGATGGTCCGCAGCGGCGAGTTGTCGGCGCCGGTGGTGATCGGCCGCGACCATCTCGATTCCGGCTCGGTCGCCTCGCCGAACCGGGAGACCGAGGCGATGCGCGACGGCTCCGACGCGGTGTCGGACTGGCCGCTGCTCAACGCGCTCCTGAACACCGCCTCCGGCGCCACCTGGGTGTCGCTGCACCATGGCGGCGGCGTCGGCATGGGCTTTTCCCAGCACGCCGGCATGGTGATCTGCGCCGACGGCACGGACGACGCGGCCCGGCGCCTGCAGCGGGTGCTATGGAACGACCCGGCCACCGGCGTCATGCGCCACGCCGACGCCGGCTACGACATCGCCCTCGACTGCGCCCGCGAGCAGGGGCTCAATCTTCCGGGCATTCTCTGA
- a CDS encoding ABC transporter ATP-binding protein gives MAVMTVRDVDVRLGGRPILSQVSLPPLQPGRLTALIGPNAAGKSTLLRALIGAIPARGTIAIDGTEVRNIDRHTRRGLLSYMPQAVPQGSSLSPYELARSYARATELALSSPDLDRRIAELFSMLGLMDDAHRPMQVLSGGKRQLVGLCLTVIHQPAILLLDEPTSALDLHWQLAAISMVRGYLDRNGATAVMALHDVNLALRFSDEIAVLKHGRLVAAGAPADIVSPDLIAEVYGVAARVETCSAGFPVLLADRPTSTATSTASPG, from the coding sequence ATGGCGGTGATGACGGTCCGCGACGTGGATGTCCGGCTCGGCGGCCGGCCGATCCTCTCACAAGTGAGCCTGCCGCCGTTGCAGCCCGGTCGGCTGACGGCGCTGATCGGGCCGAACGCGGCCGGCAAGTCGACGCTGTTGCGGGCGCTCATCGGTGCGATCCCGGCGCGCGGCACCATCGCGATCGACGGCACGGAGGTGCGCAACATCGACCGGCACACAAGGCGCGGCCTCCTGTCCTATATGCCCCAGGCGGTGCCCCAGGGCTCGTCCCTGTCGCCCTACGAACTGGCCCGCAGCTATGCCCGCGCCACCGAGCTGGCGCTGTCCAGCCCCGACCTCGACCGGCGCATCGCCGAGCTCTTCTCCATGCTCGGGCTGATGGACGATGCGCACCGGCCGATGCAGGTGCTCTCCGGCGGCAAGCGGCAACTCGTCGGGCTCTGCCTCACCGTCATCCACCAGCCGGCGATCCTGCTCCTCGACGAGCCGACCAGCGCCCTCGACCTGCATTGGCAACTGGCCGCGATCTCCATGGTCCGCGGCTATCTCGACAGGAACGGGGCCACGGCCGTGATGGCGCTGCACGACGTCAACCTCGCCCTCCGGTTCTCCGACGAGATCGCCGTCCTGAAGCACGGTCGGCTGGTTGCCGCCGGGGCGCCGGCCGACATCGTCAGCCCCGACCTCATCGCCGAAGTCTACGGCGTCGCCGCCCGCGTCGAGACCTGCAGCGCCGGCTTCCCGGTGCTGCTCGCCGACCGCCCGACCTCTACCGCCACCTCCACAGCCAGTCCCGGGTAA